GACACGATGCGACCGAAACCGACTCACGTCGCGATACGCGAATCGTTCGGCGGTCGAGAACGCGTCCGCGCGATGAGCAAACTGGTGCTCGCGGCGTTCTCGACCGTCTTCGTGCTGTATCTGCTCGCGCTCCTCCCGGGGATCGACCGGCTGCTCCCCGAGACGCGCGTCTCCGTCGCCGCGCTCGCGAGCGCCGTGGCGACGTTCGCCGTCGTCGCGCTGCTGTGGTACCTCGCGTCGGGGCTCGCGGCGCTCGTCCGGACCCTGCTCGCGCCGCGGGACCTCGCGGCCAACGTCGCCTCGATCGTCCACTGGGTCGTCGTGCTCGTCGCGGTGCTGGTCGCCCACCGGGGCCTCGCGCCCGCGGTCGTCCCGCTGCTCGGGGAGGCGGCCTGGGCGTACGACGTCGCGTTCCTGCTGGTCGCGCTGGCGCCGCTCTCGTTCGTCGCGGCCGTGCTGTACGTCACCCTCGACCCGGCCGCGGACCTGATCGCCGGCCGGGTCGCCGGCGAGCAGTCGGCGGAAGCCAACGGCGGGAGTGCGAGTACGGACGGACGCGACGACGACTCGCGCCGCCGGATCGACGTCGGCCCCGAGCGGCCGGCGTCGAACACGCAGTCGAACTCGGACGACGAAACGGCGGACGGCGGTGACGACGCCGACGATGCGGTCGGGGACGGTGTCGCCGGGACCGGCGACAAAGCCGGCGGCGACGAGTCGGCCGAACCGAGCGACGACCCGGCTGACGAAACCGACGAGCGATAGCACGGTCCGTCGCGGGTACTCCCCGTCCCGGCGCGGATGGTGTCGATTCGAGAAACTATTTACTGCCGCCGACACACTCGACGGATATGTACGACTTCGTCGTGGTCGGCGTCGGCCCGCCGGGCGCGCGCTTCGCCCGGCGCGCGGCCGCGGAGGGGTACGACGTACTCGCCCTCGAAAAGGGGCGGATCGGCGAGCCGCTGGCGTGTTCGGGCCACGTCAGCACCGACGTCTGGTCGTTCGCCGGCGCGGACGCCCGCGCGGCCCTCCTCCAGAACGAGGTCCGCGGCGCCCGGTTCCACGTCGGCGGCCCGGGCAGCGACTCGTACCCGTTCTACAAGCGCGAGGTCGTCTCGAACGTCATCGACCGCGTCGGCCTCGACCGCCACCTCGCGGACCGCGCCCGGGAGGCGGGCGCGGACGTCCGCGAGGGCCACACCGTCACCGAAGTCGACGAGCGCCGCGACCGCGTCCGCGTGACCGCGACGGGCCCGGACGGCGTCGAGACCTACGAGGCGAAGATGGTCGCCGGCTGCGACGGCCCGCGCTCGCGGGTGCGCGACGCCCTCTCGCTGCCCGAACCCGGCGAACTCCTCCACGGCGTGCTCGCGTTCGACGAGGACCCCGACGACGAGGAGTTCGTCGACGTCCACCTCACCGCGCCGCGCTTCTTCGCGTGGCGCATCCCCCGCGGCGAGGCCGGCGTCGAGTACGGGCTGGCCGCGCCGCCGGGCGCCCACGTCGGCAAGCACTTCGAGGACCTGATCGACGGCTACGAGGTCGACGTCTCGGGTCGCTGCTCGGGCGCGATCCCGATCGGCCCGCCCGAGCGGGTCACCTCCCGGCGAGGCTTCCTGATCGGCGACGCGGCCGCCCAGACCAAGCCGT
The Salinilacihabitans rarus DNA segment above includes these coding regions:
- a CDS encoding geranylgeranyl reductase family protein, with product MYDFVVVGVGPPGARFARRAAAEGYDVLALEKGRIGEPLACSGHVSTDVWSFAGADARAALLQNEVRGARFHVGGPGSDSYPFYKREVVSNVIDRVGLDRHLADRAREAGADVREGHTVTEVDERRDRVRVTATGPDGVETYEAKMVAGCDGPRSRVRDALSLPEPGELLHGVLAFDEDPDDEEFVDVHLTAPRFFAWRIPRGEAGVEYGLAAPPGAHVGKHFEDLIDGYEVDVSGRCSGAIPIGPPERVTSRRGFLIGDAAAQTKPFTGGGILYGMTCADHAVREIDPDRPTTLAAYEHAWRADLERDIRLGHLLRRAYSLPEPVQRLGLGALSGEIGVHMDRPTSVLSVEHLKATLTRS